One Aphidius gifuensis isolate YNYX2018 linkage group LG5, ASM1490517v1, whole genome shotgun sequence genomic region harbors:
- the LOC122857835 gene encoding rho GTPase-activating protein 190 isoform X1, with product MARKSDNLKCMNIAVVGLSGTEKDKGQVGVGKSCFCNRFMRSLSDDYSVDHISVLSQSDFSGRVVNNDHFLYWGDVVKVAEDGTEYQFQVIEHTEFIDDASFQPFKGGKMEPYPKRCSSTKITSAEKLMYICKNQLGIEKEYEQKVLPDGKLNIDGYLCIFDVSIVPNRSIEKQVDFVSNILNNLIKTKKPIVLVTTKNDDANEQYVKEAEKLVMRKEYKNTISFVETSAHENINIDAAFLVLAQIIDKIKIRSKIVPFVEAAKARKELLDTSTESLQRLIKLHVTDYRALWSQSSKKLGQHKEFINFVELFGIDATQRLFRRHIKKLKDEQIAKKVQGYLELLPDILHDICPDIAAIINEEWSTVQQFIKQHPDFDQHFYECPEDISWVDYDFGENNTTKIPYEVLETPEAETVFKNHINALQQEQRRLELPKRWKKQFKQLLEETGYVTPGKHLSEVRVLFMGRECFEALSPHDCQDIYDNHQKEIIERAKHNFQELLLEHADLFYHFKSIAPSGTITQDDIKEITDALLDDFRYKSLDRLDQDRKLMLFQHLGFVHCPIREHCPAFPNCMDSLIERILGTKAHRPSSWNHSSQWQLTSENNQLNLVILGCNDLGNEFAHEIKNQTDDDEVEIDCQLYTLGYRVIDGDVGLPHNSFTTSDFMPHGSFCIYANEDSFEYIRSSLEKTLLSNLEQEDRLPFQGLPIVIMFIPDMSIDELESMRLREEGQNLADSLQCPFIDVCFEDIEQDRRFPNSLVKDALQQLIQSINHRAGFLNIYQSVIECLEPDIRIIMCMFCGDPYSVENVLGPLLSHQCCFLSGEKSIVLETFLGESKRRVEVIISSFHGANAFRDELVHGFILVYSTKRKASLATLNAFSMNIPNLPIQIMAVTDTGGANAFFSSDLSHLLITEGNATADRLQAHFMTSTSSCQQKTAFYTPFFKEVWEKKPEIEQAFHMEEPGNLNDSGEGTLEYSALHPMPPPRHESYHLQTPDDGMSVTFRSGSESYEQLTPDGDLGDNGMHDHFNNHRATPSDDSDIYSQVDFHREDRERELLKGGDFANKLTGWVKDTFMHHQEAVSTYSHRSFTTGRRHIPQTKSRPKGNSQTLKQPGKINLKDFSNVTDAIARMNTGEKGEHGSKVMGHAPLATPELVDLEYAHPKDVVQNLYSSYDGEYTYALVQDSISNNKTKLRHRREKGQRSYSDSDSEWSSLERQRGVTDVLAKSIKKPATHKRIRKKRAAIPVATPKVPSLASMGGNDGIVGLNYSIKEDKNWRIDPTERVSSETPDSSESSEPEHGTRSRIKLNKHASVSVRKTYGNSAATLQHPFNLKHVTQDMFSVSYDESSLDVSSPREMNSPSFGILTKGKECEKLARKKDKQKAKEDEKLEKRRQKEEKLKKNAEKEKEREKKKQEKIKQTKGSGSSGGVTMLGQSHQSLIEDFAQSETNRIPLFLEKCINFIEDEGLDSEGIYRVPGNRAHVELLFQKFEEDGNVDIHLLDIPVNAVATALKDFFSKRLPPLIDKERMTELEDISGARGISKPMSATCMNMEDRSCRLLALRLMLSKLNPVNFDVLKFIFQHFVKVVENCKLNSMDSKNLAICWWPTLLRIEFNDLGRFEAMRPYLEDVVQTMIDQYPFLFCDKEAIVMV from the exons ATGGCACGTAAAAGTGATAATTTAAAGTGTATGAATATAGCAGTTGTTGGATTGTCTGGTACTGAAAAGGACAAAGGACAGGTTGGTGTTGGAAAATCATGTTTTTGCAACAGATTTATGAGATCACTCAGCGATGATTACAGTGTTGATCATATATCAGTATTATCCCAG TCGGATTTTAGTGGTCGTGTTGTTAACaatgatcattttttatacTGGGGTGATGTTGTTAAAGTTGCTGAAGATGGTACTGAATATCAATTTCAAGTTATTGAACATactgaatttattgatgatgcaTCATTTCAACCATTTAAAGGTGGTAAAATGGAGCCATATCCAAAACGTtgttcatcaacaaaaataacaagtgctgaaaaattaatgtatatatgtaaaaatcaACTTGGTATTGAAAAAGAATATGAACAAAAAGTATTACCAgatggtaaattaaatattgatggttatttatgtatatttgatGTAAGTATTGTACCAAATCgttcaattgaaaaacaagTTGATTTTGTATCaaatatacttaataatttaattaaaactaaaaaaccaattgtacttgttacaactaaaaatgatgatgCTAATGAACAATATGTTAAAGAAGCTGAAAAACTTGTTATGAGAAAAGAGtacaaaaatacaatatcATTTGTTGAAACATCAgcacatgaaaatattaatattgatgctGCATTTCTAGTCTTAGcacaaattattgataaaattaaaatacgtaGTAAAATTGTACCATTTGTTGAAGCAGCTAAAGCACGTAAAGAATTACTTGATACATCAACTGAATCATTACaaagattaattaaattacatgttACTGATTATCGTGCATTATGGTCACAATCATCTAAAAAACTTGGTCAAcataaagaatttattaattttgttgaattatttggtATTGATGCAACACAAAGATTATTTCGTcgtcatattaaaaaattaaaagatgaaCAAATTGCTAAAAAAGTACAAGGTTATTTGGAATTATTACCGGACATATTACATGACATTTGTCCAGATATTGCAGCTATTATAAATga agAATGGTCTACTGTCCAGCAATTTATCAAACAACATCCTGATTTTGATCAACATTTTTATGAATGTCCTGAAGATATTTCCTGGGTTGATTATGATTttggtgaaaataatacaactaaaATTCCATATGAAGTTTTAGAAACACCTGAGGCTGAAactgtttttaaaaatcatattaatgcACTTCAACAAGAGCAACGAAGACTAGA ACTTCCAAAaag atgGAAAAAACAGTTTAAACAGCTTCTTGAAGAAACTGGATACGTAACACCTGGTAAACATTTATCAGAAGTTAGAGTTCTTTTTATGGGACGTGAGTGTTTTGAAGCATTATCACCACATGATTGTCAGgatatttatgataatcatCAGAAGGAAATAATTGAACGAGCCAAGcataattttcaa gaGTTGTTGCTAGAGCATGCTGACTTGTTTTACCATTTTAAGAGTATAGCACCATCAGGCACAATTACGCAAGATGACATTAAAGAAATAACTGATGCCTTACTCGATGATTTTAG ataCAAATCACTAGATAGACTTGATCAAGATCGTAAATTAATGCTATTTCAACATCTTGGTTTTGTTCATTGTCCAATACGTGAACATTGTCCAGCATTTCCAAATTGTATGGATTCACTTATTGAAAGAATACTTGGAACAAAAGCACACAG aCCCTCTTCATGGAATCACAGTAGCCAATGGCAATTAACAtctgaaaataatcaattaaatttggtTATACTTGGTTGTAATGATCTTGGAAATGAATTTGcacatgaaattaaaaatcaaacagatgatgatgaagttgAAATTGATTGTCAATTGTATACACTTGGCTACAGGGTCATTGATGGTGATGTTGGATTACCTCACAATTCATTCACAACATCGGATTTTATGCCACATG gatcattttgtatttatgcGAATGAGGATTCATTTGAGTATATACGTTCATCATTggaaaaaacattattatcaaatttagaaCAGGAAGATAGATTGCCATTTCAAGGTCTTCCAATAGTTATAATGTTTATTCCTGATATGAGTATTGATGAATTAGAATCAATGAGACTAAGAGAAGAAGGACAAAATCTTGCTGATAGTTTACAATGTCCATTTATTGATGTTTGTTTTGAAGATATTGAACAAGACAGACGTTTTCCAAATTCACTTGTAAAAGATGcattacaacaattaatacaaTCAATTAATCATCGTGctggatttttaaatatttatcaaagtgTCATTGAATGCTTGGAACCTGATATaag gATAATAATGTGTATGTTTTGTGGTGATCCATACTCTGTTGAAAATGTACTTGGTCCATTACTTAGTCATCagtgttgttttttaagtggtgaaaaatcaattgtacttgaaacatttttgGGTGAATCAAAAAGACGTGTTGAAGTTATTATATCAAGTTTTCATGGTGCAAATGCATTTCGTGATGAACTTGTACATGGTTTTATTCttgtttattcaacaaaaagaaaagCTTCATTAGCTACACTGAA TGCATTTTCCATGAATATACCAAATTTACCAATTCAAATAATGGCTGTTACTGATACTGGTGGTGCTAATGCATTTTTTAGTAGTGATTTAAGTCATTTGTTGATTACTGAAGGTAATGCAACTGCTGATAGATTACAAGCACATTTTATGACATCAACATCTAGTTGTCaacaaaaaa CTGCATTTTATAcgccattttttaaagaagtttGGGAAAAGAAACCAGAAATTGAACAAGCATTTCATATGGAAGAACCTGGTAATTTAAATGACAGCGGTGAAGGAACACTTGAGTATTCAGCACTTCATCCAATGCCACCACCACGACATGAAAGTTATCATCTTCAAACACCAGATGATGG CATGTCTGTTACTTTCAGAAGTGGCTCAGAATCTTATGAACAATTAACACCTGATGGTGATTTGGGTGATAATGGAATGCatgatcattttaataatcatcgtgCAACACCAAGTGATGACAGTGATATTTATAGTCAAGTTGATTTCCACCGAGAAGATAGAGAACGTGAGCTTTTAAAAGGTGGTgattttgcaaataaattaacag gTTGGGTAAAGGACACGTTCATGCATCATCAGGAGGCAGTGTCAACATATTCTCATCGTTCATTCACCACTGGACGACGTCATATACCACAGACAAAATCACGACCCAAGGGAAATAGTCAAACACTGAAGCAACCGGGAAAAATAAATCTCAAAGATTTTTCCAATGTGACTGATGCAATTGCACGAATGAATACAGGTGAAAAAGGTGAGCATGGTTCTAAAGTGATGGGACACGCGCCACTGGCAACACCAGAACTCGTTGATCTTGAATATGCTCATCCAAAAGATGTTGTACAAAATCTTTATTCATCTTATGATGGTGAATATACTTATGCACTTGTACAAGattcaatttcaaataacaaaacaaaattacgTCATCGACGAGAAAAAGGTCAACGAT CATACAGTGATTCGGATTCTGAATGGAGTTCTTTAGAAAGACAAAGAGGTGTTACTGATGTGTTAGCTAAATCCATAAAAAAACCAGCAACCCATAAACGAATACGTAAAAAACGTGCTGCAATACCAGTCGCAACACCAAAAGTACCATCTCTTGCAAGTATGGGTGGTAATGATGGAATTGTTGGCTTGAACTACAGCATCAAAGAGGATAAAAATTGGCGTATTGATCCAACTGAACGAG tATCAAGTGAAACCCCGGATAGTTCTGAATCAAGTGAGCCTGAACATGGCACGAGATCAAGAATAAAACTGAATAAACACGCGTCGGTTAGTGTGAGAAAGACATATGGAAATTCAGCTGCAACCCTACAGCATCCATTCAACCTGAAACATGTCACCCAGGATATGTTCAGTGTGTCCT atGATGAATCAAGTCTTGATGTTTCATCTCCACGTGAAATGAATTCTCCAAGT TTTGGAATATTAACAAAGGGTAAAGAATGTGAAAAATTAGCAAGAAAAAAAGACAAACAAAAAGCAAaagaagatgaaaaattagaaaaacgacgacaaaaagaagaaaaattaaagaaaaatgctgaaaaagaaaaagaacgtgaaaaaaagaaacaagaaaaaattaaacaaactaAAGGAAGTGGTAGTAGTGGTGGTGTAACAATGTTGGGTCAATCACATCAATCATTAATTGAAGATTTTGCACAAAGTGAAACAAATAGAATTCcattatttttggaaaaatgtattaattttattgaagatGAAGGTCTTGATTCAGAAGGAATTTATAGGGTACCAGGAAACCGTGCtcatgttgaattattatttcaaaagttTGAAGAAG ATGGAAATGTTGATATTCATTTGCTTGACATTCCTGTCAATGCTGTGGCAACTGCACTAAAAGATTTCTTTTCAAAAAGATTACCACCTCTTATTGACAAAGAACGCATGACTGAACTCGAAGATATATCTg gTGCAAGAGGTATTAGTAAACCAATGTCTGCTACCTGTATGAATATGGAAG ATCGAAGTTGCAGATTACTTGCTCTCCGTTTGATGCTCAGTAAATTAAATCCAGTTAATTTTGATGttcttaaatttatctttcaaCATTTTGTCAA agTGGTTGAAAATTGCAAATTAAATAGCATGGATAGCAAAAACTTGGCAATATGTTGGTGGCCTACATTACTGCgaattgaatttaatgatcTTGGAAGATTTGAAGCAATGAGGCCCTATCTTGAAGATGTCGTTCAAACAATGATTGATCAgtatccatttttattttgtgacaAAGAAGCTATTGTCAtggtttaa
- the LOC122857835 gene encoding rho GTPase-activating protein 190 isoform X8: protein MARKSDNLKCMNIAVVGLSGTEKDKGQVGVGKSCFCNRFMRSLSDDYSVDHISVLSQSDFSGRVVNNDHFLYWGDVVKVAEDGTEYQFQVIEHTEFIDDASFQPFKGGKMEPYPKRCSSTKITSAEKLMYICKNQLGIEKEYEQKVLPDGKLNIDGYLCIFDVSIVPNRSIEKQVDFVSNILNNLIKTKKPIVLVTTKNDDANEQYVKEAEKLVMRKEYKNTISFVETSAHENINIDAAFLVLAQIIDKIKIRSKIVPFVEAAKARKELLDTSTESLQRLIKLHVTDYRALWSQSSKKLGQHKEFINFVELFGIDATQRLFRRHIKKLKDEQIAKKVQGYLELLPDILHDICPDIAAIINEEWSTVQQFIKQHPDFDQHFYECPEDISWVDYDFGENNTTKIPYEVLETPEAETVFKNHINALQQEQRRLELPKRWKKQFKQLLEETGYVTPGKHLSEVRVLFMGRECFEALSPHDCQDIYDNHQKEIIERAKHNFQELLLEHADLFYHFKSIAPSGTITQDDIKEITDALLDDFRYKSLDRLDQDRKLMLFQHLGFVHCPIREHCPAFPNCMDSLIERILGTKAHRPSSWNHSSQWQLTSENNQLNLVILGCNDLGNEFAHEIKNQTDDDEVEIDCQLYTLGYRVIDGDVGLPHNSFTTSDFMPHGSFCIYANEDSFEYIRSSLEKTLLSNLEQEDRLPFQGLPIVIMFIPDMSIDELESMRLREEGQNLADSLQCPFIDVCFEDIEQDRRFPNSLVKDALQQLIQSINHRAGFLNIYQSVIECLEPDIRIIMCMFCGDPYSVENVLGPLLSHQCCFLSGEKSIVLETFLGESKRRVEVIISSFHGANAFRDELVHGFILVYSTKRKASLATLNAFSMNIPNLPIQIMAVTDTGGANAFFSSDLSHLLITEGNATADRLQAHFMTSTSSCQQKTAFYTPFFKEVWEKKPEIEQAFHMEEPGNLNDSGEGTLEYSALHPMPPPRHESYHLQTPDDGSGSESYEQLTPDGDLGDNGMHDHFNNHRATPSDDSDIYSQVDFHREDRERELLKGGDFANKLTGWVKDTFMHHQEAVSTYSHRSFTTGRRHIPQTKSRPKGNSQTLKQPGKINLKDFSNVTDAIARMNTGEKAYSDSDSEWSSLERQRGVTDVLAKSIKKPATHKRIRKKRAAIPVATPKVPSLASMGGNDGIVGLNYSIKEDKNWRIDPTERVSSETPDSSESSEPEHGTRSRIKLNKHASVSVRKTYGNSAATLQHPFNLKHVTQDMFSVSYDESSLDVSSPREMNSPSFGILTKGKECEKLARKKDKQKAKEDEKLEKRRQKEEKLKKNAEKEKEREKKKQEKIKQTKGSGSSGGVTMLGQSHQSLIEDFAQSETNRIPLFLEKCINFIEDEGLDSEGIYRVPGNRAHVELLFQKFEEDGNVDIHLLDIPVNAVATALKDFFSKRLPPLIDKERMTELEDISGARGISKPMSATCMNMEDRSCRLLALRLMLSKLNPVNFDVLKFIFQHFVKVVENCKLNSMDSKNLAICWWPTLLRIEFNDLGRFEAMRPYLEDVVQTMIDQYPFLFCDKEAIVMV from the exons ATGGCACGTAAAAGTGATAATTTAAAGTGTATGAATATAGCAGTTGTTGGATTGTCTGGTACTGAAAAGGACAAAGGACAGGTTGGTGTTGGAAAATCATGTTTTTGCAACAGATTTATGAGATCACTCAGCGATGATTACAGTGTTGATCATATATCAGTATTATCCCAG TCGGATTTTAGTGGTCGTGTTGTTAACaatgatcattttttatacTGGGGTGATGTTGTTAAAGTTGCTGAAGATGGTACTGAATATCAATTTCAAGTTATTGAACATactgaatttattgatgatgcaTCATTTCAACCATTTAAAGGTGGTAAAATGGAGCCATATCCAAAACGTtgttcatcaacaaaaataacaagtgctgaaaaattaatgtatatatgtaaaaatcaACTTGGTATTGAAAAAGAATATGAACAAAAAGTATTACCAgatggtaaattaaatattgatggttatttatgtatatttgatGTAAGTATTGTACCAAATCgttcaattgaaaaacaagTTGATTTTGTATCaaatatacttaataatttaattaaaactaaaaaaccaattgtacttgttacaactaaaaatgatgatgCTAATGAACAATATGTTAAAGAAGCTGAAAAACTTGTTATGAGAAAAGAGtacaaaaatacaatatcATTTGTTGAAACATCAgcacatgaaaatattaatattgatgctGCATTTCTAGTCTTAGcacaaattattgataaaattaaaatacgtaGTAAAATTGTACCATTTGTTGAAGCAGCTAAAGCACGTAAAGAATTACTTGATACATCAACTGAATCATTACaaagattaattaaattacatgttACTGATTATCGTGCATTATGGTCACAATCATCTAAAAAACTTGGTCAAcataaagaatttattaattttgttgaattatttggtATTGATGCAACACAAAGATTATTTCGTcgtcatattaaaaaattaaaagatgaaCAAATTGCTAAAAAAGTACAAGGTTATTTGGAATTATTACCGGACATATTACATGACATTTGTCCAGATATTGCAGCTATTATAAATga agAATGGTCTACTGTCCAGCAATTTATCAAACAACATCCTGATTTTGATCAACATTTTTATGAATGTCCTGAAGATATTTCCTGGGTTGATTATGATTttggtgaaaataatacaactaaaATTCCATATGAAGTTTTAGAAACACCTGAGGCTGAAactgtttttaaaaatcatattaatgcACTTCAACAAGAGCAACGAAGACTAGA ACTTCCAAAaag atgGAAAAAACAGTTTAAACAGCTTCTTGAAGAAACTGGATACGTAACACCTGGTAAACATTTATCAGAAGTTAGAGTTCTTTTTATGGGACGTGAGTGTTTTGAAGCATTATCACCACATGATTGTCAGgatatttatgataatcatCAGAAGGAAATAATTGAACGAGCCAAGcataattttcaa gaGTTGTTGCTAGAGCATGCTGACTTGTTTTACCATTTTAAGAGTATAGCACCATCAGGCACAATTACGCAAGATGACATTAAAGAAATAACTGATGCCTTACTCGATGATTTTAG ataCAAATCACTAGATAGACTTGATCAAGATCGTAAATTAATGCTATTTCAACATCTTGGTTTTGTTCATTGTCCAATACGTGAACATTGTCCAGCATTTCCAAATTGTATGGATTCACTTATTGAAAGAATACTTGGAACAAAAGCACACAG aCCCTCTTCATGGAATCACAGTAGCCAATGGCAATTAACAtctgaaaataatcaattaaatttggtTATACTTGGTTGTAATGATCTTGGAAATGAATTTGcacatgaaattaaaaatcaaacagatgatgatgaagttgAAATTGATTGTCAATTGTATACACTTGGCTACAGGGTCATTGATGGTGATGTTGGATTACCTCACAATTCATTCACAACATCGGATTTTATGCCACATG gatcattttgtatttatgcGAATGAGGATTCATTTGAGTATATACGTTCATCATTggaaaaaacattattatcaaatttagaaCAGGAAGATAGATTGCCATTTCAAGGTCTTCCAATAGTTATAATGTTTATTCCTGATATGAGTATTGATGAATTAGAATCAATGAGACTAAGAGAAGAAGGACAAAATCTTGCTGATAGTTTACAATGTCCATTTATTGATGTTTGTTTTGAAGATATTGAACAAGACAGACGTTTTCCAAATTCACTTGTAAAAGATGcattacaacaattaatacaaTCAATTAATCATCGTGctggatttttaaatatttatcaaagtgTCATTGAATGCTTGGAACCTGATATaag gATAATAATGTGTATGTTTTGTGGTGATCCATACTCTGTTGAAAATGTACTTGGTCCATTACTTAGTCATCagtgttgttttttaagtggtgaaaaatcaattgtacttgaaacatttttgGGTGAATCAAAAAGACGTGTTGAAGTTATTATATCAAGTTTTCATGGTGCAAATGCATTTCGTGATGAACTTGTACATGGTTTTATTCttgtttattcaacaaaaagaaaagCTTCATTAGCTACACTGAA TGCATTTTCCATGAATATACCAAATTTACCAATTCAAATAATGGCTGTTACTGATACTGGTGGTGCTAATGCATTTTTTAGTAGTGATTTAAGTCATTTGTTGATTACTGAAGGTAATGCAACTGCTGATAGATTACAAGCACATTTTATGACATCAACATCTAGTTGTCaacaaaaaa CTGCATTTTATAcgccattttttaaagaagtttGGGAAAAGAAACCAGAAATTGAACAAGCATTTCATATGGAAGAACCTGGTAATTTAAATGACAGCGGTGAAGGAACACTTGAGTATTCAGCACTTCATCCAATGCCACCACCACGACATGAAAGTTATCATCTTCAAACACCAGATGATGG AAGTGGCTCAGAATCTTATGAACAATTAACACCTGATGGTGATTTGGGTGATAATGGAATGCatgatcattttaataatcatcgtgCAACACCAAGTGATGACAGTGATATTTATAGTCAAGTTGATTTCCACCGAGAAGATAGAGAACGTGAGCTTTTAAAAGGTGGTgattttgcaaataaattaacag gTTGGGTAAAGGACACGTTCATGCATCATCAGGAGGCAGTGTCAACATATTCTCATCGTTCATTCACCACTGGACGACGTCATATACCACAGACAAAATCACGACCCAAGGGAAATAGTCAAACACTGAAGCAACCGGGAAAAATAAATCTCAAAGATTTTTCCAATGTGACTGATGCAATTGCACGAATGAATACAGGTGAAAAAG CATACAGTGATTCGGATTCTGAATGGAGTTCTTTAGAAAGACAAAGAGGTGTTACTGATGTGTTAGCTAAATCCATAAAAAAACCAGCAACCCATAAACGAATACGTAAAAAACGTGCTGCAATACCAGTCGCAACACCAAAAGTACCATCTCTTGCAAGTATGGGTGGTAATGATGGAATTGTTGGCTTGAACTACAGCATCAAAGAGGATAAAAATTGGCGTATTGATCCAACTGAACGAG tATCAAGTGAAACCCCGGATAGTTCTGAATCAAGTGAGCCTGAACATGGCACGAGATCAAGAATAAAACTGAATAAACACGCGTCGGTTAGTGTGAGAAAGACATATGGAAATTCAGCTGCAACCCTACAGCATCCATTCAACCTGAAACATGTCACCCAGGATATGTTCAGTGTGTCCT atGATGAATCAAGTCTTGATGTTTCATCTCCACGTGAAATGAATTCTCCAAGT TTTGGAATATTAACAAAGGGTAAAGAATGTGAAAAATTAGCAAGAAAAAAAGACAAACAAAAAGCAAaagaagatgaaaaattagaaaaacgacgacaaaaagaagaaaaattaaagaaaaatgctgaaaaagaaaaagaacgtgaaaaaaagaaacaagaaaaaattaaacaaactaAAGGAAGTGGTAGTAGTGGTGGTGTAACAATGTTGGGTCAATCACATCAATCATTAATTGAAGATTTTGCACAAAGTGAAACAAATAGAATTCcattatttttggaaaaatgtattaattttattgaagatGAAGGTCTTGATTCAGAAGGAATTTATAGGGTACCAGGAAACCGTGCtcatgttgaattattatttcaaaagttTGAAGAAG ATGGAAATGTTGATATTCATTTGCTTGACATTCCTGTCAATGCTGTGGCAACTGCACTAAAAGATTTCTTTTCAAAAAGATTACCACCTCTTATTGACAAAGAACGCATGACTGAACTCGAAGATATATCTg gTGCAAGAGGTATTAGTAAACCAATGTCTGCTACCTGTATGAATATGGAAG ATCGAAGTTGCAGATTACTTGCTCTCCGTTTGATGCTCAGTAAATTAAATCCAGTTAATTTTGATGttcttaaatttatctttcaaCATTTTGTCAA agTGGTTGAAAATTGCAAATTAAATAGCATGGATAGCAAAAACTTGGCAATATGTTGGTGGCCTACATTACTGCgaattgaatttaatgatcTTGGAAGATTTGAAGCAATGAGGCCCTATCTTGAAGATGTCGTTCAAACAATGATTGATCAgtatccatttttattttgtgacaAAGAAGCTATTGTCAtggtttaa